CGAAAGCGGACAGTATAACGAAAAATGGCGGGAGGTGCATATGCTGCCCGACGAATCGCTTCAAGCCTTTAAAGATCTGAAGGCGAAGCGTTACTTTCCGATTCACTGGGGGATGTTTAACCTCTCGCTGCATGCCTGGCATGAACCTGTCGAACGCATCACCGCCGGAGCGCGACGAGACGGCATCCCTCTCGTCACTCCTCGCATCGGCGAGGCCGTGCAGTTGAACGACCGTTATGTTGCCGAGTCCTGGTGGAGGCCGCTACTTCTTGCGGCGAAATCGACAGAGGCGCCGACCGGCTCCGAAGCGACGATAGAATAATCGCGAGAGCCATCACCAAAACCCGGCGCCTGAACGAAGCGGAGATCGATTCTCCGCTTGCACTTTCTTACATTTCCGCACAGATCCGTCATACTTTTCTCGTTTTCGCCGGAGCCTGTTTTTGATTTCTTAGCTTATCGTGCGTACAATCATCTTCTTTTCCATTTTCGTAACCATCTTCGCTCTGATGAACGCCTACGTTCATTTTCGCTTTGTGCAGCGGCTTGCCATACCCGACATCTACCGACACATTGGAACAGGCCTTGTCGTATTCCTGTTCGTCTGTCAGCTGATGTATGCGGCCTCCTTTCGCTTTGACGTGTTTCCGGGAACGGTCTTCCTCGTGCTTGGCACGGCCATCGGTTTTTCTTTCATGCTCTTTGTCGTCGCCCTCGGATACGATTTCTTACGCACGGCAACCGATCTCATCCTGCGACCGAACGGCGGACGACTGCGCCTCGCCCTTGATGGCGTCGCCCTGCTCGTGATGAGCGTGTATCTTGTGTCGGGCCTCGTGGGCGGGATGCGCGATCCGGCCTGGGTGCACGTGCGCGTGCCGGTTTCTGTTCCGGAGCATAAGGCCTTTCATATCGTTCAGCTCAGCGACGTGCACGTCGGTCATGTGATCAAGAAGCCCTTTGTCGAACGTCTTGTGGCTCGAATCAACGAAAGCGTGCCCGATATCGTCGTGATCACCGGAGACCTGGTCGATCGCGATCCCGATAGCATCGCCGACGATCTCGCCCCACTTGCCGGCCTGAAAACGCGCTACGGCGTCTATTTTGCCGCCGGCAATCACGAATACTTTCATCGTCCACTGCGTTCTCTTGAGATCCTGCGCGGACTTGGCGTCAAAGTACTCGATGACGAGTCCACCGTCCTTCGCGACGAGTCTGGCAGGGCCATCCTCAACATCGTAGGGCTTCGCGATCCCGTCGGTCGCAGCATGCAAATCCTGCTGCCCGATCCCGATAAGGCATTCGCCTCTGTTAACAGGGATCTGCCGACGATCGTTCTTGCCCATCAGCCCGTCTGGATCAACGAAATCGAACGCTTCCAGCCCGACCTCGTTCTCTCGGGCCACACACACGGCGGCCAGATCTTCCCGTTCTCGTATCTTGTGTACTTGAATCAGCCCTATTTGAACGGCCTGCACTCTTATCAGGACGGTCGCTATATCTATATCAGCAGAGGAACGGGCTTCTGGGGCCCACCGATCCGCGTTCTTGCGCAGAGCGAGATCACGGAGCTTGTTTTGAGTGAGGAATAAGAGCCAGATGTGGTTAACCTCAGAGGGCACGGAGGACGCGGAGGGAAGAAAAGGGACCTGAGGAGTTAGTCCTTGGATTGGCAGCGGATCTTCGTGGATTTTAATAGAAAGGCGAAAACCGTTAAACCACGGAGGCACGGAGGAGGAAGAGAGGTGGAAGGAGAAGATTTTTTGGTCCACGAAAAACGCGAAAAGCGCGAAAGAAAATCAGGACAGGGACAGGAAAGCAACGCAATTTAGCGGTCTACTGATTGCCAGTCATAAAGGACATCGGAATTCCCGTTTTTCAGGTTTGCGCCCTCCGTGGTCATCCCTCCTCTCCGGATCTATTCCGCGCCTTTCATGCTCACCCTTTCTTCCCCGACTTTCTCCGTGCCTCCGTGGTCACCCATCTTCCCCGGATTTCCTCCGCTCTCTCAGCGTCCTCCGCGGTTACCTTCTCCCCCGGATTTCCTCCGCGCTCTCAGCGCCCTCCGCGGTTAACCACTCCCCCTCTCACACAATCGGATCAGGGCAGGTCTTACGATGCCCGCATTTCTCGCAGTGTGCTCCCATCCAGACACGATCAAACTGATTCATGATCGCCTGAACGAACTGCCGATCGGTTGTGATAAAGCCCGATTCAAAGTTACGCCGGTTCGGGCTTTTCATGCCCAGGCCGGCGCCGGTGAGGTTCGCCGATCCTGAGTAGGCGAAAGTTCCGTCGATAATCACATGCTTGAAATGGATGCGCGGACAGAGCACGCGCTCCATCTGCTCCCAGAGTCGTGGATATTTATCAAAGCTTGCGCGAAAGCGCGGGCCCGGCTCTTTTGCATGGGCAAGGCGGATGGCCACACCCTTTGCGACGATGGCATCAAGGATGGCCAGGAACGATCGGCTGCCGCGCGCCGTTTTCACGTGCAGATCCTTGATGTCGGCGGTGCCGATCCAGACGAACTTGCTGGCCTTCGCTACGGGCCCGATAACGCGCTCATAGAGCTCGGCATCGGTGATGAATTCGGTCGAGCCGGTCATCCGATAGACGTCAGGATAGGTGCGAGATTCCAGCTCACACGTTATCCTCTTTGATCAGAATAAAATTGGCCACCCACTGAAACACGAAGAATCCGACAAGAAACGCAGCCGTCATTATATTGAAGATCTCCCCCTTTATAAAAACAAGAGAGATACCGGCGACCCCGATAGCGGCAAGCACCGCCGTATACACCGGAAGCACGTACTTTGACTTCGCCGGAGAAAGCATCGAGCCGCACGGAACCATCATAAGGAAACCGAAGACGGCCAGCGTCAGGTAACGCTGATCTGAGAGGGCGAAGAAAAGGGCGATGCCTGCCAGAAAAAGAAGAAGCGAGAGTCCGACGAAATTGGCGCTCCAGCGTTCCTTCTTATCAAGAAGCAGGCGACCGTATTTGTTCAGGCGAAGAAAGAGGTTGCCGATGGGATTGATCACCCACGTAGAGAAGGCCAGGAGCGTCAGACCGACGATTACGGGAATGAGGTACGGCTGCCATGCTTCGTTACGCTGTGCGATCGCTCGCAGACCGCGAACCCCCAGGAAGAAGCCGATCAATACGGCCCACTGCCCTTTTGCCGAGAGCTTTCCCATAAAGAAGCTGTATTTCAGATAGAGCCGATAGAACAGGCTTCGAGCCTTCAGCGCCTCAAGAAGCCCGGACTGGGCAAGCGAGAAATCCGGATCTTTCTGCAAGGCCTCTTTAAAATGTTCGAGCGCCTTTCTGTGATCCCCTTTTTCAAGAAGCCCCCAGCCATAGTTCGTATGCGTGAAGGCGTTTTCGGGATCTTCGCGAAGCGCCCCTTCGATCGTGGCAAACGATTCCTGTTTGCGGTTCAGCTTCAAAAGGGCGCTGCTTCGCGTATTCAACGCCAGCAGATTCTCGGCGTCGATGGCCAGCGCCTCTTCGGCCAGTTGCAGCGCCTGTTCGAACTGTTTTCGCGCAAGCTTCACCTGCCCGAGCAGAGCGAAGAAATCTGCGTCATAGGGATCGAGCTCTATGGCCTGTTTCAGATCTCGCTCGGCGTCGTCAAAGCGATCGAGCTGTATCTCTGCACGAGCCCTGATGTAAAACAGAAGGGCGTTATCGGGCTCGTATCCGATCGCGTTATTCACGACAAGCAGAGCGGCCTGATGTTTATCCTGCTGGATATTGATCTCGGCCAGCATGGCCAGGTAATCGGCGTTTGTATGATCGCCGGCAAGCAAGTCCCGCAGCAACTGCTCGGCCTGTACGTACTTCTTCTGCTGAACGAGGATCTGTATCTTTGAGATATGATTCTGTGTTTCCATTCCGTGCTCCGCCGTGTTTTATTGCCGTCCGATTATTTTTTGATCTTCAGATACGCGAGGATGTCGTCGTACAGACCGCCGTCGTTGGCGAACAGGGCGAAATTCTTCGCCGTCATAAACCAGTCCTGCGTGCTCGGCTTATGCTTTTTCAGCGCCTGCTGAAGATCCTTTGTTCCGATGGGCTTCGGGATGCCGTCGACAAAGGCCGATTCAAGCTTTGCCTCAATGGCGATGTCGATGACGGCGTCGATATCGGCGCCTGAATACTTCTCCATCTTCGCGGCCAGAGAGCGAAAGTCGATCGTATCGACGGGTCGGTTCTTCAGCTTCAGACGCAATATGGATTCGCGCGTCTCTTCGTCGGGCGGTGGAATGAAGATGATGCGATCAAAGCGTCCGGGACGACGAAACGCCGGATCCAGATTCCACGGCGTATTCGTCGCTCCGAGCACAAGCACGCCTTCGTTCGTGCTGTCGACTCCGTCAAGCTCCTGTAAGAACTGATTGATGAGGTGCCGGCCAGCCGATTGCTTCATATCGCTCCGGCTCGCTCCAAGGGCGTCGATCTCGTCGATAAAAAGAACGCAGGGAGTATTGCGTCTGGCAAGCTCGAAGATCTCATGCAGATTCTTCTCGCTGTTGCCGATCCACATATCGAGGATGTCGTTAAGCGTAACGCTAATAAAGCGGGCGTTAACCTCGCCGGCCGTCGCCCTTGCGATATGCGTCTTGCCGCATCCGGGCGGTCCGTATAAAAGAATGCCGCCGCCGGCCTTCTTGCCGTAGGCCTTATACAGCTCCGGATGCAGAAGCGGTCGGATGATCTTCATCTCGATCTCTTTTTTCACCGACTGCATGCCGCCGACATCGGCGAAGCGTATGTCGGGGCGTTCGAGAAAACGCTCGCTATCATCGCCGCTCGATGTGGCGTCGCTCATGCTTCCGCTTGAACGAAAACGCAGCTCGGAATCCAGCTCTTCGTCGGCAAAGGACGGATCAATGGCAAGGATGTGCCGGTAAACCTCGACGGCTCGGCCGATTGCGTTCTCTTTAAGAAGGCCGCGCGCATAGAGCGTCAGCGTATCAAGCGTCGCCTCCCCCGAAGATTCGGCAAGGGCCTCTTCAAGAATAAGATTACAGGCCGAGTAGTTCCCCCTGCTGAAAAAGATCTTCGCCAGTCCCGGTTTAGCCTTCGGATGTCGCCCCTGATCGAGAATGACATACTGCCGTTCGGCCTCGTCCAGCCTGCCAAGCATCAGCAGGGTGTCGGCCAGGAGCAATCTGAGAGGCAGATTATCGGGAGAATGCTTGAGAGCCTCTTCAAGGGAGTTGATTGTTTCTTCGTTCATAGATCGATACCCGCCGCAATCCGAAAAGCACATGCATGCAGTTTCTGGACGGACTGTAGATTTTTCATCCTATAAGGGGTTGTCTCGCCCGGCATCTGGCCGGTCAAACAAAAAAGCCCTCCGGATTCCGGACGCCTGCTCGTACGCTGACGCACGGGCTCCAGACAGGAAAAAAAGACGAGACGCTTGTCGAGCCCAGGATTAGATTGTATACAATCTAATTTAACAGGAGTCACTATGTCACTGCATGAATTAACAGCGACCCGCAACGACGGAAAAGAAGAAGGCCTGGATTCTTATAAAGGCAAGGTGCTGCTCGTGGTGAACACGGCGTCGCAGTGCGGATTCACACCGCAATACAAAGGATTGCAGGAGCTTTATACGAAGCACAGAGAAAAAGGCTTTGAGGTTCTCGGCTTTCCCTGCGACCAGTTCGGCCATCAGGAGCCGGGATCTGACGAAGAGATTCACAGCTTCTGCGAGCGCAATTTCGGCGTTACGTTCCCGCTTTTCAAGAAGATCGAGGTAAACGGCGACAACACACATCCGGTATTTGAATACTTAAAGAAAAACGCTCCGGGCCTTCTCGGGCAGCGCATCAAATGGAACTTCACGAAGTTCCTGGTCGATGGTCAAGGCAAGGTGATCAAACGATATGCGCCGACGACGACGCCTGAAAAGATCGAGTCCGACATTAAAGAACTTCTTGAAGCGAAGTAAGGGCAACGTAAGACAGATGGCCGATTCGCTCGCCCTCGAGAATCAGATCTGCTTTCCCGTATATGCAAGCTCGCGGCTGATGACGGCGCTTTACCAGCCGCTGCTAACCGAGATCGGGCTGACGTATCCGCGTTACCTCGTCATGCTTGTTCTGTGGGAGCAGGACGGCATCGCGTTGAAAGAGATCGGACGTCGGCTGCTTCTTGATTCGGGTACGCTTACGCCGCTTCTGCGGGCACTCGAAAAACAGGGGCTGCTGAAACGTCGTAAAGACCCTGATGATGAGCGTAGCCTGATCGTGCTTCTTACGGCAAAAGGCAGGGCCCTTCGCGAAAAGGCTGCCTGTATTCCCGAGCAGCTTCTGAAAAAAACCGGTGCATCTCCATCGGATGTTGTTCGCTTGAAGAAAGAGCTGGATCGCCTGCTTTTCACTCTGCAAGAAGCGGTTTCTGTTTGACGCCTGAAGCCGTTAGCGGCCTCTTAATAAGGTGCAGCCGGAATCCATCTTTCCCTTTCTTGCAGAGGCGCCGGCCGACTTCCGTCGCAGCTTCACGGCGTCTTTGATCCCGAAGCGTATTGCAAAAGGCGAATCGCTGGCCATGCAGGCCGATCTATGTTCTTACCTGCCTTTTGTGGCGCAGGGATCGGTGCGCGTCTTTCGCGTCGGCGAATCGGGCCGCGAGATCAACCTCTATCGCATTGAAGAAGGCGAAAGCTGCGTCATCACCGCCTTCTGCATTCTGAATCAGGAGGCCTTCCCTGCCTTTGCGACAGCCGAGCTTGATACCGATCTCTTTCTGCTGCCGGCCTCTTCTTTTCACGGCTGGATGAACCGCCACGAGTTCTTTCGATCCTACGTCTTCTCGCTCTTTTCGCGCAGATTCGCCTCCATCCTCACGTCTATCGAAGAGATCGCCTTCGGTCGCATGGACGAGCGCCTGGCGACGTTACTCCTGCGCTTCGACGAAGACGAGATCCAGCGCACGCATCAGGAGCTGGCTCATGAGTTAAGCACGGCCCGCGAAGTGGTCAGCCGTCTCTTGAAAGACTTTGAACGCGACGGCCTGCTTACGCTTTCACGGGGGCGCATCCGCATCGTCGACCGCGCCGGGCTGAAAAAAAGATGCGATTTTTTACCCGATCGGTGATCTGATCACAGACAGATTCTAAAGTCCGTGTTACTATAATCTTATGAACCCGCCACCGGCCTGAAAGGCGTGGAGCGAGAATCAAAGGGAGGAATGCTATGTCACAGAATGTAGGTGGAGTGGATCGTATCGTTCGTATCGTCGCCGGATTGGCCATCATCGCCGCCGGTATCTATTTCCAGAACTGGTGGGGTGTCGTCGGCGTCGTTCCGCTTCTTACGGGCTCGCTGGGATGGTGCCCGGCCTATCTGCCGTTCAAGATCAGCACGAAGTGAGATTCCACACTCGCCTGCTCGATGCCTTTCGCGGCGCGGGCGGGCGAAATGTTTTCTTGCTCGGGCTCGTCAGCTTTTTCACAGACGTTTCGAGCGAGATGATCTATCCGCTATTGCCCGTCTTCCTGGCCGCCCTTGCACCGGCGCAGACGGCGCTTTTTATCGGCCTGATGGACGGCCTGGCGGAAAGCACGTCCGCCCTGCTTAAAATCATCGCCGGAAGCCTGAGCGACCGTATGCAGAATCGCAGGCTGCCCGCCATCATCGGTTACGCCATTTCAACGTTTTCAAGGCCGGCGATGGCCCTTGCAGGCGGCCCTCTTGCCGTCGTCACTCTCAGGTTTGCCGACCGTATCGGTAAGGGAATCCGCACACCGGGACGCGACGCCCTGATTCGCGAATCGGCACCGCCCGAATACCGCGGCCTTGCCTTCAGCTTTCACCGAGCGATGGACCATGCCGGAGCCGTTCTCGGCCCGATCCTTGCCCTGCTTATTCTGATGCTTCTTACGGTTCTCTCGCCTCACGGCAATTCGGCTAACGATCAAGAAGCCGGATCTCTCAACAGCGCATTGCTTTTCTCAACAGGCGAAGGGGCGGTGCCCGTAGAGCACCTGCGCACGGTATTTCTGATCGCACTTCTTCCGGGATTGTTTGCCCTGCTTGCTCTTTTTTTTGTTCGAGAACCACGACATGAAAAAGCGTCACGACATGATCGGAACGGTTCGCTGCCGCGATCGTTCTATGGCTTTGCCTTCTCCGTTTTCATTTTTACGTTAAGCAACAGCTCCGACCTGTTTCTCGTTTACCTGGCAGCCACGCGCTTTCAGGCGTCCTCCGCCGCACTGCTTCTGCTCTGGGTCGGGCTTCATATTACAAAGATCGTCTTTTCGCTGCCCGGAGGATCGTTATCCGACCGGCTCGGCCGCCGTCCCGTTATCATCGCCGGATGGCTTGTGTATGCGGCCGTATATGCGGGCTTCGCCTTCGCAACGGAGTTCCGATTTTACCTGCTATTTCTGTTTCTGTACGGCGCCTATTACGGACTCACCGAAGGCGCCGAGAAGGCCGCCGTCGCCGACTATGTCAGCGCAGCTCGCAGCGGAAGGGCCTTTGGAATCTATCATGCTGCCGTCGGGTTCGCTGCTCTGCCGGCCAGCCTGCTCTTCGGCTGGATCTGGACGGCCTTCAACGCAGAGACAGCCTTCTTAACAGGGGCCCTGATCGCCGTCGGAGCCGCCGTTCTTCTTGTGTTTGTGCCTCGCCCGGAAGTCGCGCACAGTCACGAAGGACCTTAAAGCCCGAAAGCGATGCGAATTCGTGTCGTCACCTTCGCTACAGGGATAACCCTTGCTATCAATAAGCGATTCCGGGGTTTTATTCAGACTTTGCGAGGCTATTAACGGCTTTTAGCCTTCTTTTTCGCGCTTGCCGTTTTTTTAGCGGCCCCGCCCACCGACTTCTTCTGACCGGCCTTCAACGAAGCCATGCGAGCCTCTCGCTGTCGGTCAAGCGTCGCCTCAAGTTCGCGCGTCTTCCAGATCTTCGAACGAATGAGGCGAGCTCCACGGCGGAAGTTAAAATACGACCATCCCCACTGGAAGAGGACCATGACGCGATTGCGAAAGCTGATCAGGTAGGCGATATGAACGACGATCCACATCAGCCAGGCGAGAAAGCCCGTTAACCGCATACTGCCCGATTGCACAACGGCATCGGTGCGACCGATCGTCGCCATGATACCTTTATCAAAATAAACGAAGGGTTTGCGCTCTTTGCCTTTTACCTCGGCGATGATGTTCTTCGCTACATGCTTGCCCTGTTGGATGGCGACCGGAGCGAGCCCCGGAAGCGCCTTCCCGTCAGCCGTGTGACTGAAAGAGGCTTGATCGCCGACGACAAAGACGTCGGGCGATCCGGGGATGCTCATGTCGGCCTCGACGATGACGCGACTCTGGCGGTCGAGCTCGACGCCAAGCGTGCGGTTCATGCCGTTGCCGAGAACGCCGGCCGCCCACAGAATCGTGCGCGCCCTGATATTCTCGCCGCCGGCGATGACGCCATCGGAGCGCACCTCAGTCACAGATGTATTCGTCCAGATCGTTACGCCCAGTCGTTCGAGCTCGCGTGCCGCATGCTCCGAAAGATCGGCGTCAAAGGCAGGCAAAATGCGCGGACCGGCCTCAATAAGTATGATACGCGTTCGCTTCGGATTGATATTGCGAAAGTTAGATTCAAGCGTATAACGACTGATCTCGCCCAGCGCCCCGGCAAGCTCCACGCCCGTCGGACCGCCGCCAACGACGATAAACGTAAGATACTCTTTCTGCCGGTCGACGTTCTCTTCGCGCTCGGCGAGTTCATAAGAGAGAAATACGCGACGCCGGATCTCCGTCGCCTCTTCGATGGACTTCAGGCCGGGAGCGTTATCCTCCCAGTCGTCGCGACCGAAGTAGCTGTGCGTCGCTCCACAGGCGAGAATCAGATAATCATACGAGATCTCGCGATAATCACAGACGACTTTTTTATTCTGACGATCGATGCTGAGAACGGGAGCGAGTATAACCTCGATATTCTCAAACTCAGAAACGATGGAACGGATGGGAACGGCAATATCGGCGGGGCTGATCGCCGCCATCGCCACCTGATAGAGAAGCGGCTGAAACAGATGGTGATTCCGGCGATCGATGACGGTAACGCGAATGCCAGGTCGGTCTCCCAGCTCTTTCGCCGCATTCAGGCCGGCGAATCCGCCGCCTACTATCACAACGTGGACAATATTATTTTCAGTGCTCATACGCCTACCTGTGCCGCTTTCTGTTAACCGTTCTGGCCCGATTTGATATAGTTTCTTTTTCTAAGATAAATCAGAAGAACCAACAATGCAAAGACAAAAATGGTGAAGGCGAAGCCGACGATCCGGCCCCAGATCGAATCACCCCACATAACGCGCTGATAGGCGACCTGGTCGGTATAGAAACCGACGATATTCATGCCCTCGCCCTCTTTCTGTTCGATAAACTTAACCTTCCAGCCCGACATGGCCGCCCTTCCCGTCGCCTTGAAGACGAAGGGCTCCGTATCGGGCACGAGGAAGATCGGAATCTCGCGGTCATAGAAGCCGGCGATCTCAAGGCGATGCTCGGAGTTCAATCGCACACGCACGTCGCCCATAAAGGCGAAGTTCTCGCGCTTGCGCGGAAGGATGCCCTCGGGCCGGTAGGTTCCTTCGATTTTATGCAGATAAGCCTCAAGCCTCGTAGCATCGCCGCCAAACCAGGAGAGTAGCGTAGTATTCCATTCGCCGTTTGCCTGTAGCCTGTCATTCTCGGGCGGAGAGCATTCGGTGAAAAGATCGAGTAGAATACGCTCTGACAGCCGATGAAGCAGGGCCATATCATCGGCGTTAGCCAGAAGCGCCATGCCCCTTCCATCGGGGGAGAAAAGCACGAATGAAGCGAAGCCCGGGAACCGCGAAGATTGTTCATAGACTACGAGAGCCTCACCCTTTGCGCTGCAAAGTCGACGGGCATGAAACGGACCGCTCACACCACCGAGCGACGGATCATACGTGAAATACGATCCGAAGGGAAGGTCTTCGCGGCCTTCTTCTGAGGTCGTGGCCGCTCGTCCTGCAAGCTCTTTCAAAAGCGTGGCCACATCGCGGGCATTGCTGACCATGCCATAGATACCGGGATACACAATATGCGGATGACGTATCTTAACGGGTCTTTCTTCTGACGTATAACCATCGCTTGCCTTTTCAAGAAGCTTTTCATAACTCTCGGGCGCTCCCGAAACGATCAGGCTGTGTTTCATGCCCTGATTGCGCATCGTCTGCGATAGCATCTCTTCGATCGTCTGCCCGCGAACGCTGGCCAGATAATCGAGAAGCAGCTGCATGCCCTCTGACGAAAAGGCGATGCGCGAATACGGGGTTTCGTCGGCGGCAAGGGACTTCGACAGTACGGCCGGATCAATCGCCGACGACGCGATACCCGAGCGCGAAGGCGGAAGCCCCGAGACCGAATGATAGAGATTTAAGAGAAATGCGCGATCGACGTTCAATCCTTCGAAGATCTCTTTTCCTCGCAGCGGACCTCTGCGCGTATCG
This region of Leptonema illini DSM 21528 genomic DNA includes:
- a CDS encoding metallophosphoesterase, with the protein product MRTIIFFSIFVTIFALMNAYVHFRFVQRLAIPDIYRHIGTGLVVFLFVCQLMYAASFRFDVFPGTVFLVLGTAIGFSFMLFVVALGYDFLRTATDLILRPNGGRLRLALDGVALLVMSVYLVSGLVGGMRDPAWVHVRVPVSVPEHKAFHIVQLSDVHVGHVIKKPFVERLVARINESVPDIVVITGDLVDRDPDSIADDLAPLAGLKTRYGVYFAAGNHEYFHRPLRSLEILRGLGVKVLDDESTVLRDESGRAILNIVGLRDPVGRSMQILLPDPDKAFASVNRDLPTIVLAHQPVWINEIERFQPDLVLSGHTHGGQIFPFSYLVYLNQPYLNGLHSYQDGRYIYISRGTGFWGPPIRVLAQSEITELVLSEE
- a CDS encoding phospholipase D family protein → MTGSTEFITDAELYERVIGPVAKASKFVWIGTADIKDLHVKTARGSRSFLAILDAIVAKGVAIRLAHAKEPGPRFRASFDKYPRLWEQMERVLCPRIHFKHVIIDGTFAYSGSANLTGAGLGMKSPNRRNFESGFITTDRQFVQAIMNQFDRVWMGAHCEKCGHRKTCPDPIV
- a CDS encoding tetratricopeptide repeat protein, producing the protein METQNHISKIQILVQQKKYVQAEQLLRDLLAGDHTNADYLAMLAEINIQQDKHQAALLVVNNAIGYEPDNALLFYIRARAEIQLDRFDDAERDLKQAIELDPYDADFFALLGQVKLARKQFEQALQLAEEALAIDAENLLALNTRSSALLKLNRKQESFATIEGALREDPENAFTHTNYGWGLLEKGDHRKALEHFKEALQKDPDFSLAQSGLLEALKARSLFYRLYLKYSFFMGKLSAKGQWAVLIGFFLGVRGLRAIAQRNEAWQPYLIPVIVGLTLLAFSTWVINPIGNLFLRLNKYGRLLLDKKERWSANFVGLSLLLFLAGIALFFALSDQRYLTLAVFGFLMMVPCGSMLSPAKSKYVLPVYTAVLAAIGVAGISLVFIKGEIFNIMTAAFLVGFFVFQWVANFILIKEDNV
- a CDS encoding ATP-binding protein produces the protein MNEETINSLEEALKHSPDNLPLRLLLADTLLMLGRLDEAERQYVILDQGRHPKAKPGLAKIFFSRGNYSACNLILEEALAESSGEATLDTLTLYARGLLKENAIGRAVEVYRHILAIDPSFADEELDSELRFRSSGSMSDATSSGDDSERFLERPDIRFADVGGMQSVKKEIEMKIIRPLLHPELYKAYGKKAGGGILLYGPPGCGKTHIARATAGEVNARFISVTLNDILDMWIGNSEKNLHEIFELARRNTPCVLFIDEIDALGASRSDMKQSAGRHLINQFLQELDGVDSTNEGVLVLGATNTPWNLDPAFRRPGRFDRIIFIPPPDEETRESILRLKLKNRPVDTIDFRSLAAKMEKYSGADIDAVIDIAIEAKLESAFVDGIPKPIGTKDLQQALKKHKPSTQDWFMTAKNFALFANDGGLYDDILAYLKIKK
- a CDS encoding glutathione peroxidase, coding for MSLHELTATRNDGKEEGLDSYKGKVLLVVNTASQCGFTPQYKGLQELYTKHREKGFEVLGFPCDQFGHQEPGSDEEIHSFCERNFGVTFPLFKKIEVNGDNTHPVFEYLKKNAPGLLGQRIKWNFTKFLVDGQGKVIKRYAPTTTPEKIESDIKELLEAK
- a CDS encoding MarR family winged helix-turn-helix transcriptional regulator, which gives rise to MADSLALENQICFPVYASSRLMTALYQPLLTEIGLTYPRYLVMLVLWEQDGIALKEIGRRLLLDSGTLTPLLRALEKQGLLKRRKDPDDERSLIVLLTAKGRALREKAACIPEQLLKKTGASPSDVVRLKKELDRLLFTLQEAVSV
- a CDS encoding Crp/Fnr family transcriptional regulator, with product MQPESIFPFLAEAPADFRRSFTASLIPKRIAKGESLAMQADLCSYLPFVAQGSVRVFRVGESGREINLYRIEEGESCVITAFCILNQEAFPAFATAELDTDLFLLPASSFHGWMNRHEFFRSYVFSLFSRRFASILTSIEEIAFGRMDERLATLLLRFDEDEIQRTHQELAHELSTAREVVSRLLKDFERDGLLTLSRGRIRIVDRAGLKKRCDFLPDR
- a CDS encoding YgaP family membrane protein; protein product: MSQNVGGVDRIVRIVAGLAIIAAGIYFQNWWGVVGVVPLLTGSLGWCPAYLPFKISTK
- a CDS encoding MFS transporter, with product MRFHTRLLDAFRGAGGRNVFLLGLVSFFTDVSSEMIYPLLPVFLAALAPAQTALFIGLMDGLAESTSALLKIIAGSLSDRMQNRRLPAIIGYAISTFSRPAMALAGGPLAVVTLRFADRIGKGIRTPGRDALIRESAPPEYRGLAFSFHRAMDHAGAVLGPILALLILMLLTVLSPHGNSANDQEAGSLNSALLFSTGEGAVPVEHLRTVFLIALLPGLFALLALFFVREPRHEKASRHDRNGSLPRSFYGFAFSVFIFTLSNSSDLFLVYLAATRFQASSAALLLLWVGLHITKIVFSLPGGSLSDRLGRRPVIIAGWLVYAAVYAGFAFATEFRFYLLFLFLYGAYYGLTEGAEKAAVADYVSAARSGRAFGIYHAAVGFAALPASLLFGWIWTAFNAETAFLTGALIAVGAAVLLVFVPRPEVAHSHEGP
- a CDS encoding NAD(P)/FAD-dependent oxidoreductase yields the protein MSTENNIVHVVIVGGGFAGLNAAKELGDRPGIRVTVIDRRNHHLFQPLLYQVAMAAISPADIAVPIRSIVSEFENIEVILAPVLSIDRQNKKVVCDYREISYDYLILACGATHSYFGRDDWEDNAPGLKSIEEATEIRRRVFLSYELAEREENVDRQKEYLTFIVVGGGPTGVELAGALGEISRYTLESNFRNINPKRTRIILIEAGPRILPAFDADLSEHAARELERLGVTIWTNTSVTEVRSDGVIAGGENIRARTILWAAGVLGNGMNRTLGVELDRQSRVIVEADMSIPGSPDVFVVGDQASFSHTADGKALPGLAPVAIQQGKHVAKNIIAEVKGKERKPFVYFDKGIMATIGRTDAVVQSGSMRLTGFLAWLMWIVVHIAYLISFRNRVMVLFQWGWSYFNFRRGARLIRSKIWKTRELEATLDRQREARMASLKAGQKKSVGGAAKKTASAKKKAKSR